The Vibrio astriarenae genome contains a region encoding:
- the pgeF gene encoding peptidoglycan editing factor PgeF, translating into MMFIVPNWPVPNNIRAISSIREGGVSAEPYASLNVGMHVGDSEQDVTTNRVRLARASKMPSAPVWLNQTHSNTVLELENATDEVLDADASFTRTPGVVCAAMTADCLPVLLADEQGRQVAAVHAGWRGLADGIIENAVSQFSGKVMAWLGPAIGPDAFEVGQDVYDEFVGRYLEAKSAFKQSANNDDKFFADMHQLATQALNRAGVTNISRDTRCTYSNPEQFFSYRRDGQTGRQVTCIWMEETS; encoded by the coding sequence ATTATGTTTATTGTCCCTAACTGGCCTGTGCCCAACAACATTCGAGCGATCTCTTCTATCAGAGAAGGAGGCGTGTCGGCTGAACCTTATGCGTCACTCAATGTGGGTATGCATGTTGGGGATAGTGAGCAAGATGTAACGACCAATCGAGTTCGATTAGCGCGTGCTTCAAAAATGCCGTCAGCCCCAGTTTGGTTGAACCAAACTCACTCAAATACGGTGTTAGAGTTGGAAAATGCAACGGATGAGGTGCTTGATGCTGATGCCTCATTTACCCGCACACCTGGGGTTGTTTGTGCTGCAATGACGGCAGACTGTCTCCCTGTTCTCCTCGCTGATGAGCAGGGACGTCAAGTGGCAGCCGTTCATGCGGGCTGGAGAGGGCTTGCTGATGGCATTATTGAAAATGCAGTGAGTCAGTTCTCAGGAAAAGTCATGGCATGGCTCGGGCCTGCTATTGGTCCAGATGCGTTTGAAGTGGGTCAAGATGTGTATGATGAGTTTGTTGGTCGTTACTTAGAGGCTAAGTCGGCGTTCAAACAGAGTGCAAATAATGACGATAAGTTTTTTGCCGATATGCATCAGCTAGCGACACAAGCGCTTAACCGTGCAGGTGTGACCAATATCTCTCGCGACACCCGCTGTACATATAGCAATCCAGAGCAATTTTTCTCCTACCGTCGAGATGGTCAAACCGGTCGACAGGTGACGTGTATCTGGATGGAGGAGACCTCTTAA
- the clpB gene encoding ATP-dependent chaperone ClpB, giving the protein MRLDRFTSKFQVAISDAQSLALGRDHQYIEPVHLMVALLDQNGSPIRPLLTMLNVDVMQLRSKLSELLDRLPKVSGIGGDVQLSTGMGSMFNLCDKVAQKRQDSYISSEIFLLAALEDKGPLGSLLKEVGLTEQKVAQAIEKIRGGQKVDAPNAEELRQALEKFTIDLTERAEQGKLDPVIGRDDEIRRTIQVLQRRTKNNPVIIGEPGVGKTAIVEGLAQRIINNEVPEGLRGRRVLSLDMGALVAGAKYRGEFEERLKSVLNELSKEEGNIILFIDELHTMVGAGKGEGSMDAGNMLKPALARGELHCVGATTLDEYRQYIEKDPALERRFQKVLVDEPTVEDTVAILRGLKERYELHHHVEITDPAIVAAASLSHRYVSDRQLPDKAIDLIDEAASSIRMQIDSKPESLDKLERKIIQLKIEQQALVNESDDASEKRLNSLNLELREKEREFAELEEVWNAEKAALSGTQHIKAELEQARMDMDFARRAGDLNRMSELQYGRIPELEKQLDLATQAEMQEMTLLRNKVTDSEIAEVLSKATGIPVSKMLEAEKEKLLRMEEVLHKRVIGQKEAVDVVANAIRRSRAGLSDPNRPIGSFLFLGPTGVGKTELCKTLANFMFDSEDAMVRIDMSEFMEKHSVARLVGAPPGYVGYEEGGYLTEAVRRKPYSVILLDEVEKAHPDVFNILLQVLDDGRLTDGQGRTVDFRNTVVIMTSNLGSNRIQENFAQLDYEGIKNEVMDVVSKHFRPEFLNRVDESVVFHPLGREHIKSIASIQLARLAKRMEEKGFLLETSDEALNMIAQVGFDPVYGARPLKRAIQQTVENPLAKSILGGEIVPDKMIRLIVENDSISAQQ; this is encoded by the coding sequence ATGCGTCTTGATCGTTTTACTAGCAAATTCCAAGTTGCTATCTCTGATGCGCAATCTTTAGCGTTAGGGAGAGATCATCAATACATTGAGCCTGTGCATCTGATGGTGGCACTGCTTGATCAAAATGGTAGCCCAATTCGTCCCTTATTAACGATGCTTAATGTTGACGTTATGCAGCTACGTTCAAAACTGAGTGAATTACTCGACCGACTACCCAAAGTCAGTGGTATCGGTGGGGATGTACAACTTTCGACTGGCATGGGTAGCATGTTCAACCTATGTGACAAAGTCGCTCAAAAGCGCCAAGACAGCTACATCTCATCTGAAATATTCCTTTTGGCTGCACTAGAAGACAAAGGTCCATTGGGCTCCTTGTTGAAAGAAGTCGGTTTGACAGAGCAAAAAGTTGCTCAAGCAATCGAAAAGATCAGAGGCGGTCAAAAGGTGGATGCTCCAAATGCAGAAGAGTTGCGTCAGGCACTAGAGAAATTCACGATAGATCTGACTGAGCGGGCAGAGCAAGGCAAGCTTGACCCAGTGATTGGGCGTGATGATGAAATCCGCCGCACCATTCAAGTGCTACAGCGCCGTACTAAAAACAATCCAGTTATCATCGGTGAACCTGGTGTAGGTAAAACTGCCATCGTCGAGGGGCTTGCTCAACGCATCATCAACAACGAAGTACCAGAGGGACTTCGTGGACGCCGAGTCCTCTCTTTAGACATGGGGGCACTCGTCGCGGGTGCAAAATACCGAGGTGAGTTTGAAGAACGTTTGAAATCAGTCCTCAATGAGCTTTCAAAAGAAGAGGGCAATATCATCCTCTTTATTGATGAGCTGCATACCATGGTGGGTGCGGGCAAAGGTGAAGGCTCTATGGATGCGGGCAACATGTTAAAGCCTGCATTAGCCCGAGGAGAACTGCACTGTGTCGGCGCAACGACTCTTGATGAATATCGTCAATATATAGAGAAAGATCCTGCACTGGAGCGCCGCTTCCAAAAAGTGCTGGTGGATGAACCGACAGTGGAAGATACGGTGGCGATACTCCGTGGTCTGAAAGAGCGCTATGAACTTCACCACCATGTGGAGATTACCGACCCTGCGATCGTGGCAGCAGCAAGCTTGTCTCATCGATATGTATCAGATCGCCAACTGCCTGATAAAGCCATTGACCTTATTGACGAAGCGGCATCAAGTATCCGCATGCAAATCGACTCCAAGCCGGAATCGCTAGATAAGCTAGAACGAAAAATCATCCAGTTAAAGATAGAGCAGCAGGCCCTAGTAAACGAATCGGATGATGCGAGTGAAAAACGCCTGAACTCACTTAATCTAGAGCTGAGAGAGAAAGAGCGAGAGTTTGCGGAGTTAGAAGAGGTATGGAACGCTGAAAAAGCGGCCTTATCTGGTACTCAGCACATCAAGGCGGAACTTGAACAAGCGCGCATGGACATGGACTTTGCTCGTCGTGCGGGTGATTTGAATCGGATGTCAGAGCTGCAATATGGCCGTATCCCTGAACTAGAGAAGCAACTTGATCTTGCTACTCAAGCAGAAATGCAGGAGATGACGTTGCTGCGTAATAAGGTAACGGATAGCGAAATTGCGGAAGTACTCTCGAAAGCAACAGGTATTCCTGTATCCAAAATGCTAGAAGCGGAGAAAGAGAAGTTGCTGCGCATGGAAGAGGTTCTGCACAAACGAGTGATTGGCCAAAAAGAGGCGGTGGATGTTGTTGCTAACGCAATTCGTCGCAGTCGAGCGGGATTATCGGACCCAAATCGACCAATTGGTTCATTTCTATTTCTAGGACCTACAGGGGTAGGTAAGACTGAATTGTGTAAAACGCTGGCAAACTTCATGTTTGATAGTGAAGACGCCATGGTACGTATCGATATGTCAGAGTTTATGGAAAAACACTCTGTTGCAAGGCTAGTCGGTGCACCTCCAGGTTATGTTGGTTACGAAGAGGGCGGGTACTTAACTGAAGCGGTGCGAAGAAAACCATATTCAGTCATATTACTAGACGAAGTGGAGAAAGCGCATCCAGATGTGTTCAATATCTTATTGCAGGTGTTGGATGATGGCCGCTTAACGGATGGACAAGGTAGAACGGTCGATTTTCGCAATACCGTCGTGATCATGACTTCAAATCTGGGGTCTAATCGCATTCAGGAAAACTTTGCCCAATTAGATTATGAGGGCATCAAGAACGAGGTCATGGATGTTGTCAGCAAGCACTTCCGTCCAGAGTTCTTAAACCGCGTAGACGAGAGCGTCGTCTTCCATCCTTTAGGCAGAGAGCATATTAAGTCGATTGCGTCTATTCAATTAGCTCGTTTAGCAAAACGAATGGAAGAGAAAGGGTTCTTACTTGAAACAAGTGACGAGGCTCTTAATATGATAGCGCAGGTAGGCTTCGATCCTGTTTATGGTGCACGTCCACTCAAACGCGCGATTCAACAAACAGTAGAGAATCCATTAGCCAAGTCAATCTTAGGTGGAGAGATTGTGCCTGACAAAATGATTCGTTTGATTGTTGAGAATGACTCAATCTCCGCACAGCAATAG